In Amphiprion ocellaris isolate individual 3 ecotype Okinawa chromosome 3, ASM2253959v1, whole genome shotgun sequence, one genomic interval encodes:
- the cep152 gene encoding centrosomal protein of 152 kDa isoform X1, with protein MSIDFDSAALQTQHDEEEYDQEDYAREQELHKLLTDLPDDMLEDSRDSSSPELECSTCSNKNTGNSPQSKWTQQWSDHPRPISHAQNFDQGSHNEYAYEDGAVHMNGHQIQPPREHLPHIWNQDHQFTQEDYTCTSMGTEKSTETCDFSAEFESKSYPQNTNNHVEYNGEGGYMDQQSHFQSLKSGADDRAVNQYKASYNPHHPAHQPKMFNAQAAQQERQFDHLQREFLDSTQQNADREQLAQLQILNKAQQRQIEDLERKLEDSRRNMRYLEHQFAIVKDEKDGLAVSLKESSRLNEEAKEREVRMQNKLRTMEEQVQILNERGQENMKKQRVADAAVDSMKQQMLELCRSDTLSRAREQHDRDLAIMKEQHEAALLALQQKLDSTSQDLNEQIDVGQRLQEHVRQLERQREEESLERARVVNALTQRLEESQQQCAKLLQTNSVQEMSQMQIKLQQAQSAKTLSENMSKVLQEDMADLKEQITLYESAVKHGVITLELSSDWENQLSESCVDLGLKKTNRKNGTLHSTALAHLSDAKLPKDEALRLLRVEMQRCLGSLKGKRQKISQLQEELQRCQCRVNKLQTELDEAKLSISARETSQMKHLDITGDSHKELMRLQEDKQHLQEQLELLEKRNQELKQKEEKLKAANSELCTKMREMIQDMDQEKQENAERSERINQQYRDDVVNRVRTELMLEHDGQVEQLTAQHQQQVQHLQTQLSEANDKVLAVQECYISVCKEKDLLEESIRNKEKEEAEIREESGTAVEKLRTELEAQHQASIKQLKALWSKEKEAEIQQQVKSHVALAEATWKEELQKMEKTWVQRLEEASREKHRETAEAICQADEIEASSLTITAEELDSRLSAQKEQLQLEADKVRRKAVEEARKQAQRELQEKHLEDMAKQVEGAVTRAYNRWIEDLISLPEYQTSLQTEKQKWEKLQEKQTEQRVSQALREAEEHWHKKHENELEEHCSGPQRVEELQEELAALQSQLEQMTREQAALLKAELAGARAAWNRDKQQEISIIQVRSEQVFQTKLQEQSRKLEQTLQQIREDADLQKKEMLLQMEAKLHETVRAREEEWRRKHEEKDLTQRQQMRGELLAELQTGLAEVQTQLLRDPITDQQGTEDTRKTSGATSDAAITHIIQTSCRDMISRAVSQAKKEWKKTSEERLKFVLKETREQHERELNKIQSSLPQRKDQHRCRKECAETVSKLQKKNQELQRHLEKACRQLQHSIREHKTAMQHLKDEHESSLKRVKEEHLQHLEEVKKAKESSGNSDQQNLQQGLEDMKQQYLMTVEKIRGDMLRYLQESRERAAEMIRMEVQRERQDTARKMRRYYLTCLQELLEEGGKTAGAEKKLMNAASKLAAMAKVLETPIKSKSGKNYSLPSCSAAFSSTGCPPGRNAAFSKTPSTLTEPPDVRPEERSHRENTFADSEQKPAAAVRTKLLSHQDTSASGKEEASVEAGMKPQTVHTNLHSYKPAPQKAASSHVDLVNVSVRSKSRELYLQGGESSKSDSRLQSQQQSKPFLIQEAPVRDENQTDWSMTSSDSDFHVPRLSYSGRKVEPVKPFTLSAASVSDMREFGGLTPDASDMTVYNEITKKTPHAEAFAQAKMSTRREPTPGSECEKQQGVCSRPLFSELRQCRQDSGFDSPFYQQK; from the exons ATGTCTATTGACTTTGACAGTGCAGCTCTTCAAACCCAGCATGATGAAGAAGAATACGACCAGGAGGACTATGCAAGAGAGCAAGAG ctgcacaaactGCTCACAGACCTGCCTGATGACATGCTGGAGGACAGCAGAGACTCCTCCTCCCCAGAGTTGGAGTGCTCTACCTGCAGCAATAAAAACACTGGCAACAG CCCACAGTCCAAGTGGACTCAGCAATGGTCTGATCATCCAAGGCCCATCTCTCATGCACAG AACTTTGATCAAGGCTCTCACAATGAGTACGCTTATGAGGATGGAGCTGTTCACATGAATGGACATCAAATTCAACCTCCAAGGGAACATCTGCCTCACATCTGGAACCAGGATCATCAGTTCACACAGGAAGATTATACATGCACAAGCATGGGCACAGAAAAATCTACAGAgacttgtgatttttctgctgagTTTGAATCTAAATCATACCCTCAAAACACCAACAACCACGTGGAATACAATGGAGAAGGAGGATACATGGACCAGCAAAGCCATTTTCAA AGTTTAAAGTCAGGAGCAGATGACAGAGCAGTAAATCAGTACAAGGCCAGCTACAATCCTCATCATCCTGCTCATCAGCCAAAGATGTTTAACGCACAGGCCGCTCAGCAAGAAAGGCAATTTGACCACCTGCAAAGAGAATTCCTTGACTCAACACAAC AAAATGCTGACAGGGAGCAGCTTGCCCAGCTGCAGATTCTGAACAAAGCTCAACAGAGACAAATTGAAGACTTAGAGCGAAAACTGGAGGATTCTCGGCGTAATATGAGATATCTTGAACATCAGTTTGCAATTGTTAAAG ATGAAAAGGATGGCCTAGCTGTAAGTCTAAAGGAATCAAGTCGATTGAATGAAGAGGCCAAGGAAAGAGAGGTTCGAATGCAAAACAAGCTGAGGACAATGGAGGAGCAAGTACAGATTCTCAATGAGAGAGGTCAAGAG aaCATGAAGAAACAGAGAGTGGCAGATGCTGCAGTGGACAGCATGAAgcagcagatgttggagctTTGTCGCTCTGACACCCTGTCCAGAGCCCGAGAGCAGCATGACAGAGACCTTGCCATCATGAAGGAGCAGCATGAGGCTGCACTGTTGGCCTTACAACAGAAGCTAGATTCTACCTCCCAGGATTTGAATGAACAG ATTGATGTTGGTCAGAGGTTACAAGAGCATGTGAGACAGTTGGAGCGCCAAAGAGAAGAAGAGTCGCTGGAGAGAGCCAGAGTTGTCAATGCCCTCACTCAGCGTCTGGAGGAGAGTCAACAACAATGTGCCAAGCTGCTGCAGACAA ATTCAGTGCAAGAGATGAGTCAAATGCAGATCAAACTACAACAGGCTCAGTCAGCGAAGACACTGAGTGAAAACATGAGCAAAGTTTTACAG GAGGATATGGCTGATCTGAAGGAGCAGATAACACTGTATGAATCCGCTGTGAAACATGGTGTTATTACATTAGAGCTTAGCAGTGACTGGGAGAACCAGCTGTCTGAATCCTGTGTGGATCTAGgattgaagaaaacaaacaggaagaatGGTACACTTCACAG CACTGCTCTGGCTCACCTGTCAGATGCCAAGCTGCCAAAGGATGAGGCTTTAAGGCTGCTGCGTGTGGAGATGCAGCGCTGCCTGGGTAGTTTGAAGGGGAAGCGACAGAAGATCAGtcagctgcaggaggagctcCAGCGTTGTCAGTGTCGAGTAAACAAGCTGCAGACCGAGTTAGATGAAGCCAAGCTCAGCATTTCG GCCAGAGAAACCAGCCAGATGAAACATTTGGACATAACTGGAGACTCTCACAAAGAGTTGATGAGATTACAGGAAGACAAACAACACTTGCAGGAACAACTGGAG TTGCTAGAAAAGAGGAACCAAGAGCTGAAACAGAAGGAGGAAAAGCTGAAGGCTGCTAATTCTGAGCTGTGCACCAAAATGAGGGAGATGATCCAGGACATGGACcaagaaaagcaggaaaatgCAGAGAG atcTGAGAGGATTAATCAACAGTATAGGGATGACGTAGTGAACCGGGTCAGAACAGAGCTCATGTTAGAACACGATGGTCAGGTTGAACAGCTGACTGCAcagcaccagcagcaggttCAGCACTTACA AACCCAGCTGTCTGAAGCCAATGACAAGGTGTTGGCTGTTCAAGAATGTTACATATCTGTCTGCAAGGAGAAGGACTTGCTTGAAGAAAGCATTCGCaacaaagagaaggaggaggctgAGATCAGAGAGGAGAGTGGTACAGCTGTGGAAAAGCTTCGAACTGAACTTGAGGCTCAGCATCAGGCCTCCATAAAGCAGCTCAAAGCTCTCTGGTCCAAAGAGAAGGAGGCTGAGATCCAGCAGCAAGTGAAATCGCATGTAGCCTTAGCTGAGGCTACGTGGAAGGAGGAACTGCAAAAG ATGGAGAAGACATGGGTCCAGAGGCTTGAGGAGGCTagcagagagaaacacagagagactgCCGAGGCGATCTGTCAGGCAGATGAGATTGAGGCCAGCAGTCTTACAATTACTGCTGAGGAGCTGGACTCCAGGCTCAGTGCCCAGAAAGAGCAGCTGCAATTGGAAGCTGACAAAGTCCGACGCAAAGCTGTAGAGGAAGCCAGAAAACAAGCCCAGAGAGAGTTACAAGAGAAACACTTGGAGGACATGGCCAAGCAG gttgaaGGTGCAGTAACCAGGGCCTATAATCGCTGGATTGAAGATCTGATTTCGTTACCTGAATACCAAACCTCTCtccaaacagagaaacaaaaatgggaaaaactacaagaaaagcaaacagaacAGCGG GTGTCCCAGGCCCTGAGGGAGGCCGAGGAACATTGGCACAAGAAGCACGAGAACGAGCTGGAGGAGCACTGCTCTGGACCACAGAGGGTGGAGGAGCTTCAAGAGGAGCTGGCAGCTCTCCAGAGCCAGCTGGAGCAAATGACCAGAGAGCAAGCTGCCTTGTTGAAAGCAGAGCTGGCCGGAGCCAGAGCAGCCTGgaacagagacaaacagcaggAGATCTCCATCATCCAGGTCCGCAGTGAACAGGTGTTCCAAACCAAGCTGCAAGAGCAGAGCAGAAAGCTGGAGCAGACTTTGCAGCAAATCAGAGAGGATGCTGACCTCCAGAAGAAGGAAATGCTGCTGCAGATGGAAGCCAAGCTTCATGAGACTGTGAGGGCTCGAGAGGAGGAGTGGAGACGCAAGCATGAAGAGAAGGATCTGACCCAGAGACAACAAATGAGAGGTGAATTATTAGCAGAGCTTCAGACTGGACTGGCTGAGGTCCAGACTCAGCTTCTCAGAGATCCCATAACAGATCAGCAGGGCACTGAGGACACCAGGAAGACCAGCGGGGCGACATCAGATGCTGCAATAACACACATCATCCAAACTTCATGCAGAGACATGATCAGCAGAGCAGTTTCTCAGGCTAAGAAGGAGTGGAAGAAA ACAAGTGAAGAGAGGCTGAAATTTGTGTTAAAAGAAACTCGGGAACAGCATGAGAGAGAACTCAACAAAATCCAAA GCTCTTTGCCCCAGAGGAAGGATCAGCATCGTTGCAGGAAAGAGTGTGCAGAGACTGTAAGtaagctgcagaagaagaacCAGGAGCTCCAGAGACATTTAGAGAAAGCCTGCCGTCAGCTCCAACACAGCATTCGAGAGCACAAAACTGCCATGCAGCATCTCAAAG ATGAACATGAAAGCAGCTTAAAAAGGGTGAAGGAGGAACATCTGCAGCATTTAGAAGAAGTGAAGAAAGCCAAAGAATCCTCagg AAATTCTGATCAGCAAAATCTTCAGCAAGGCCTGGAGGACATGAAGCAGCAGTATCTGATGACTGTGGAAAAGATCAGAG gagACATGCTGCGTTACCTTCAGGAGAGCCGGGAGCGTGCAGCAGAGATGATCCGCATGGAGGTGCAGAGGGAGAGGCAGGACACTGCCAGAAAGATGCGCCGCTATTATCTGACCTGTctgcaggagctgctggaaGAAGGAGGAAAGACTGCAGG TGCCGAAAAGAAACTAATGAATGCTGCAAGCAAGCTGGCGGCAATGGCTAAAGTGCTGGAGACACCTATCAAAAGTAAATCTGGGAAGAACTACAGTTTACCGA GTTGCTCAGCGGCTTTTTCCTCCACTGGCTGCCCTCCAGGGAGAAATGCAGCTTTCAGTAAGACCCCGTCAACCCTAACTGAGCCTCCTGATGTCCGGCCAGAGGAGAGATCCCACAGAGAAAATACTTTTGCTGATTCAGAGCAGAAACCAGCCGCTGCAGTGAGGACTAAACTTTTGAGCCACCAGGACACGAGTGCATCTGGAAAGGAGGAGGCCTCAGTGGAAGCAGGGATGAAGCCACAAACTGTTCACACAAACCTCCACTCTTACAAACCAGCTCCTCAGAAAGCTGCTTCTTCCCATGTGGATTTAGTCAATGTGTCTGTAAGGAGTAAAAGTAGGGAGCTGTACCTGCAGGGAGGAGAATCCAGCAAATCAGACAGCCGGTTGCAGTCGCAGCAACAAAGCAAACCTTTCCTCATCCAGGAGGCTCCAGTCAGAGATGAGAACCAGACAGACTGGAGCATGACCAGTAGTGACTCGGACTTCCACGTCCCCAGACTGTCCTACTCGGGAAGGAAAGTTGAACCAGTGAAGCCCTTTACTCTGTCTGCAGCATCCGTCTCTGATATGAGAGAGTTTGGTGGCCTCACCCCGGATGCTTCTGACATGACTGTTTATAATGAGATCACCAAGAAGACACCTCACGCCGAGGCCTTTGCCCAGGCAAAGATGAGCACTCGCAGGGAGCCTACTCCTGGCTCTGAGTGTGAGAAGCAGCAGGGAGTTTGTTCCAGACCTCTGTTCTCTGAGTTGAGACAGTGCCGACAGGACAGCGGCTTTGACAGCCCGTTTTACCAACAGAAGTGA
- the cep152 gene encoding centrosomal protein of 152 kDa isoform X2, with translation MCKWDNMGPLVVDTVDDLRNIQQSLWELHKLLTDLPDDMLEDSRDSSSPELECSTCSNKNTGNSPQSKWTQQWSDHPRPISHAQNFDQGSHNEYAYEDGAVHMNGHQIQPPREHLPHIWNQDHQFTQEDYTCTSMGTEKSTETCDFSAEFESKSYPQNTNNHVEYNGEGGYMDQQSHFQSLKSGADDRAVNQYKASYNPHHPAHQPKMFNAQAAQQERQFDHLQREFLDSTQQNADREQLAQLQILNKAQQRQIEDLERKLEDSRRNMRYLEHQFAIVKDEKDGLAVSLKESSRLNEEAKEREVRMQNKLRTMEEQVQILNERGQENMKKQRVADAAVDSMKQQMLELCRSDTLSRAREQHDRDLAIMKEQHEAALLALQQKLDSTSQDLNEQIDVGQRLQEHVRQLERQREEESLERARVVNALTQRLEESQQQCAKLLQTNSVQEMSQMQIKLQQAQSAKTLSENMSKVLQEDMADLKEQITLYESAVKHGVITLELSSDWENQLSESCVDLGLKKTNRKNGTLHSTALAHLSDAKLPKDEALRLLRVEMQRCLGSLKGKRQKISQLQEELQRCQCRVNKLQTELDEAKLSISARETSQMKHLDITGDSHKELMRLQEDKQHLQEQLELLEKRNQELKQKEEKLKAANSELCTKMREMIQDMDQEKQENAERSERINQQYRDDVVNRVRTELMLEHDGQVEQLTAQHQQQVQHLQTQLSEANDKVLAVQECYISVCKEKDLLEESIRNKEKEEAEIREESGTAVEKLRTELEAQHQASIKQLKALWSKEKEAEIQQQVKSHVALAEATWKEELQKMEKTWVQRLEEASREKHRETAEAICQADEIEASSLTITAEELDSRLSAQKEQLQLEADKVRRKAVEEARKQAQRELQEKHLEDMAKQVEGAVTRAYNRWIEDLISLPEYQTSLQTEKQKWEKLQEKQTEQRVSQALREAEEHWHKKHENELEEHCSGPQRVEELQEELAALQSQLEQMTREQAALLKAELAGARAAWNRDKQQEISIIQVRSEQVFQTKLQEQSRKLEQTLQQIREDADLQKKEMLLQMEAKLHETVRAREEEWRRKHEEKDLTQRQQMRGELLAELQTGLAEVQTQLLRDPITDQQGTEDTRKTSGATSDAAITHIIQTSCRDMISRAVSQAKKEWKKTSEERLKFVLKETREQHERELNKIQSSLPQRKDQHRCRKECAETVSKLQKKNQELQRHLEKACRQLQHSIREHKTAMQHLKDEHESSLKRVKEEHLQHLEEVKKAKESSGNSDQQNLQQGLEDMKQQYLMTVEKIRGDMLRYLQESRERAAEMIRMEVQRERQDTARKMRRYYLTCLQELLEEGGKTAGAEKKLMNAASKLAAMAKVLETPIKSKSGKNYSLPSCSAAFSSTGCPPGRNAAFSKTPSTLTEPPDVRPEERSHRENTFADSEQKPAAAVRTKLLSHQDTSASGKEEASVEAGMKPQTVHTNLHSYKPAPQKAASSHVDLVNVSVRSKSRELYLQGGESSKSDSRLQSQQQSKPFLIQEAPVRDENQTDWSMTSSDSDFHVPRLSYSGRKVEPVKPFTLSAASVSDMREFGGLTPDASDMTVYNEITKKTPHAEAFAQAKMSTRREPTPGSECEKQQGVCSRPLFSELRQCRQDSGFDSPFYQQK, from the exons ATGTGTAAGTGGGATAATATGGGTCCGTTGGTTGTGGACACAGTGGACGATCTGAGGAATATTCAGCAGTCCTTGTGGGAA ctgcacaaactGCTCACAGACCTGCCTGATGACATGCTGGAGGACAGCAGAGACTCCTCCTCCCCAGAGTTGGAGTGCTCTACCTGCAGCAATAAAAACACTGGCAACAG CCCACAGTCCAAGTGGACTCAGCAATGGTCTGATCATCCAAGGCCCATCTCTCATGCACAG AACTTTGATCAAGGCTCTCACAATGAGTACGCTTATGAGGATGGAGCTGTTCACATGAATGGACATCAAATTCAACCTCCAAGGGAACATCTGCCTCACATCTGGAACCAGGATCATCAGTTCACACAGGAAGATTATACATGCACAAGCATGGGCACAGAAAAATCTACAGAgacttgtgatttttctgctgagTTTGAATCTAAATCATACCCTCAAAACACCAACAACCACGTGGAATACAATGGAGAAGGAGGATACATGGACCAGCAAAGCCATTTTCAA AGTTTAAAGTCAGGAGCAGATGACAGAGCAGTAAATCAGTACAAGGCCAGCTACAATCCTCATCATCCTGCTCATCAGCCAAAGATGTTTAACGCACAGGCCGCTCAGCAAGAAAGGCAATTTGACCACCTGCAAAGAGAATTCCTTGACTCAACACAAC AAAATGCTGACAGGGAGCAGCTTGCCCAGCTGCAGATTCTGAACAAAGCTCAACAGAGACAAATTGAAGACTTAGAGCGAAAACTGGAGGATTCTCGGCGTAATATGAGATATCTTGAACATCAGTTTGCAATTGTTAAAG ATGAAAAGGATGGCCTAGCTGTAAGTCTAAAGGAATCAAGTCGATTGAATGAAGAGGCCAAGGAAAGAGAGGTTCGAATGCAAAACAAGCTGAGGACAATGGAGGAGCAAGTACAGATTCTCAATGAGAGAGGTCAAGAG aaCATGAAGAAACAGAGAGTGGCAGATGCTGCAGTGGACAGCATGAAgcagcagatgttggagctTTGTCGCTCTGACACCCTGTCCAGAGCCCGAGAGCAGCATGACAGAGACCTTGCCATCATGAAGGAGCAGCATGAGGCTGCACTGTTGGCCTTACAACAGAAGCTAGATTCTACCTCCCAGGATTTGAATGAACAG ATTGATGTTGGTCAGAGGTTACAAGAGCATGTGAGACAGTTGGAGCGCCAAAGAGAAGAAGAGTCGCTGGAGAGAGCCAGAGTTGTCAATGCCCTCACTCAGCGTCTGGAGGAGAGTCAACAACAATGTGCCAAGCTGCTGCAGACAA ATTCAGTGCAAGAGATGAGTCAAATGCAGATCAAACTACAACAGGCTCAGTCAGCGAAGACACTGAGTGAAAACATGAGCAAAGTTTTACAG GAGGATATGGCTGATCTGAAGGAGCAGATAACACTGTATGAATCCGCTGTGAAACATGGTGTTATTACATTAGAGCTTAGCAGTGACTGGGAGAACCAGCTGTCTGAATCCTGTGTGGATCTAGgattgaagaaaacaaacaggaagaatGGTACACTTCACAG CACTGCTCTGGCTCACCTGTCAGATGCCAAGCTGCCAAAGGATGAGGCTTTAAGGCTGCTGCGTGTGGAGATGCAGCGCTGCCTGGGTAGTTTGAAGGGGAAGCGACAGAAGATCAGtcagctgcaggaggagctcCAGCGTTGTCAGTGTCGAGTAAACAAGCTGCAGACCGAGTTAGATGAAGCCAAGCTCAGCATTTCG GCCAGAGAAACCAGCCAGATGAAACATTTGGACATAACTGGAGACTCTCACAAAGAGTTGATGAGATTACAGGAAGACAAACAACACTTGCAGGAACAACTGGAG TTGCTAGAAAAGAGGAACCAAGAGCTGAAACAGAAGGAGGAAAAGCTGAAGGCTGCTAATTCTGAGCTGTGCACCAAAATGAGGGAGATGATCCAGGACATGGACcaagaaaagcaggaaaatgCAGAGAG atcTGAGAGGATTAATCAACAGTATAGGGATGACGTAGTGAACCGGGTCAGAACAGAGCTCATGTTAGAACACGATGGTCAGGTTGAACAGCTGACTGCAcagcaccagcagcaggttCAGCACTTACA AACCCAGCTGTCTGAAGCCAATGACAAGGTGTTGGCTGTTCAAGAATGTTACATATCTGTCTGCAAGGAGAAGGACTTGCTTGAAGAAAGCATTCGCaacaaagagaaggaggaggctgAGATCAGAGAGGAGAGTGGTACAGCTGTGGAAAAGCTTCGAACTGAACTTGAGGCTCAGCATCAGGCCTCCATAAAGCAGCTCAAAGCTCTCTGGTCCAAAGAGAAGGAGGCTGAGATCCAGCAGCAAGTGAAATCGCATGTAGCCTTAGCTGAGGCTACGTGGAAGGAGGAACTGCAAAAG ATGGAGAAGACATGGGTCCAGAGGCTTGAGGAGGCTagcagagagaaacacagagagactgCCGAGGCGATCTGTCAGGCAGATGAGATTGAGGCCAGCAGTCTTACAATTACTGCTGAGGAGCTGGACTCCAGGCTCAGTGCCCAGAAAGAGCAGCTGCAATTGGAAGCTGACAAAGTCCGACGCAAAGCTGTAGAGGAAGCCAGAAAACAAGCCCAGAGAGAGTTACAAGAGAAACACTTGGAGGACATGGCCAAGCAG gttgaaGGTGCAGTAACCAGGGCCTATAATCGCTGGATTGAAGATCTGATTTCGTTACCTGAATACCAAACCTCTCtccaaacagagaaacaaaaatgggaaaaactacaagaaaagcaaacagaacAGCGG GTGTCCCAGGCCCTGAGGGAGGCCGAGGAACATTGGCACAAGAAGCACGAGAACGAGCTGGAGGAGCACTGCTCTGGACCACAGAGGGTGGAGGAGCTTCAAGAGGAGCTGGCAGCTCTCCAGAGCCAGCTGGAGCAAATGACCAGAGAGCAAGCTGCCTTGTTGAAAGCAGAGCTGGCCGGAGCCAGAGCAGCCTGgaacagagacaaacagcaggAGATCTCCATCATCCAGGTCCGCAGTGAACAGGTGTTCCAAACCAAGCTGCAAGAGCAGAGCAGAAAGCTGGAGCAGACTTTGCAGCAAATCAGAGAGGATGCTGACCTCCAGAAGAAGGAAATGCTGCTGCAGATGGAAGCCAAGCTTCATGAGACTGTGAGGGCTCGAGAGGAGGAGTGGAGACGCAAGCATGAAGAGAAGGATCTGACCCAGAGACAACAAATGAGAGGTGAATTATTAGCAGAGCTTCAGACTGGACTGGCTGAGGTCCAGACTCAGCTTCTCAGAGATCCCATAACAGATCAGCAGGGCACTGAGGACACCAGGAAGACCAGCGGGGCGACATCAGATGCTGCAATAACACACATCATCCAAACTTCATGCAGAGACATGATCAGCAGAGCAGTTTCTCAGGCTAAGAAGGAGTGGAAGAAA ACAAGTGAAGAGAGGCTGAAATTTGTGTTAAAAGAAACTCGGGAACAGCATGAGAGAGAACTCAACAAAATCCAAA GCTCTTTGCCCCAGAGGAAGGATCAGCATCGTTGCAGGAAAGAGTGTGCAGAGACTGTAAGtaagctgcagaagaagaacCAGGAGCTCCAGAGACATTTAGAGAAAGCCTGCCGTCAGCTCCAACACAGCATTCGAGAGCACAAAACTGCCATGCAGCATCTCAAAG ATGAACATGAAAGCAGCTTAAAAAGGGTGAAGGAGGAACATCTGCAGCATTTAGAAGAAGTGAAGAAAGCCAAAGAATCCTCagg AAATTCTGATCAGCAAAATCTTCAGCAAGGCCTGGAGGACATGAAGCAGCAGTATCTGATGACTGTGGAAAAGATCAGAG gagACATGCTGCGTTACCTTCAGGAGAGCCGGGAGCGTGCAGCAGAGATGATCCGCATGGAGGTGCAGAGGGAGAGGCAGGACACTGCCAGAAAGATGCGCCGCTATTATCTGACCTGTctgcaggagctgctggaaGAAGGAGGAAAGACTGCAGG TGCCGAAAAGAAACTAATGAATGCTGCAAGCAAGCTGGCGGCAATGGCTAAAGTGCTGGAGACACCTATCAAAAGTAAATCTGGGAAGAACTACAGTTTACCGA GTTGCTCAGCGGCTTTTTCCTCCACTGGCTGCCCTCCAGGGAGAAATGCAGCTTTCAGTAAGACCCCGTCAACCCTAACTGAGCCTCCTGATGTCCGGCCAGAGGAGAGATCCCACAGAGAAAATACTTTTGCTGATTCAGAGCAGAAACCAGCCGCTGCAGTGAGGACTAAACTTTTGAGCCACCAGGACACGAGTGCATCTGGAAAGGAGGAGGCCTCAGTGGAAGCAGGGATGAAGCCACAAACTGTTCACACAAACCTCCACTCTTACAAACCAGCTCCTCAGAAAGCTGCTTCTTCCCATGTGGATTTAGTCAATGTGTCTGTAAGGAGTAAAAGTAGGGAGCTGTACCTGCAGGGAGGAGAATCCAGCAAATCAGACAGCCGGTTGCAGTCGCAGCAACAAAGCAAACCTTTCCTCATCCAGGAGGCTCCAGTCAGAGATGAGAACCAGACAGACTGGAGCATGACCAGTAGTGACTCGGACTTCCACGTCCCCAGACTGTCCTACTCGGGAAGGAAAGTTGAACCAGTGAAGCCCTTTACTCTGTCTGCAGCATCCGTCTCTGATATGAGAGAGTTTGGTGGCCTCACCCCGGATGCTTCTGACATGACTGTTTATAATGAGATCACCAAGAAGACACCTCACGCCGAGGCCTTTGCCCAGGCAAAGATGAGCACTCGCAGGGAGCCTACTCCTGGCTCTGAGTGTGAGAAGCAGCAGGGAGTTTGTTCCAGACCTCTGTTCTCTGAGTTGAGACAGTGCCGACAGGACAGCGGCTTTGACAGCCCGTTTTACCAACAGAAGTGA